The following coding sequences are from one Musa acuminata AAA Group cultivar baxijiao chromosome BXJ1-6, Cavendish_Baxijiao_AAA, whole genome shotgun sequence window:
- the LOC103987514 gene encoding serine carboxypeptidase-like 45, protein MQCVAWRAMVMAATLLRLCSSRELEPKPFRPDVIMKLPGQPPVSFQQFSGYITVDQLDRRALFYYFAEAEVDPSTKPLVLWLNGGPGCSSVGVGAFSENGPFRPKGAVLVRNEYSWNKEANMLYLETPAGVGFSYSSDSSYYEGVNDRMTATDNLVFLQRWFTKFPQYEGRDLYIAGESYAGHYVPQLAQLMVESDDKQRVFNLKGIALGNPVLEFSTDFNSRAEFFWSHGLISDSTYRIFTSACNYSRYVSEYYRGSLSSVCQRVMSQVTRETSRFVDKYDVTLDVCISSVLSQSMVLSPQQVTERVDVCVEDETVRYLNRRDVQSALHAHLDGVTKWTVCSSVLEYELLDLEVPTISVVGLLVKSGIPVLVYSGDQDSVIPLTGSRTLVQRLANELGLKTTVPYRVWFEGEQVGGWTQVYGDVLSFATVRGASHEAPFSQPERSLVLFRAFLQGRPLPETFTYAP, encoded by the exons ATGCAGTGTGTAGCATGGAGGGCGATGGTGATGGCTGCCACCCTGCTTCGACTGTGCTCCTCCAGGGAGCTGGAGCCCAAGCCGTTCCGCCCGGACGTGATCATGAAGCTGCCTGGCCAACCTCCGGTCAGCTTCCAGCAGTTCTCAGGCTACATCACGGTGGATCAGCTCGACCGGAGGGCTCTTTTCTACTACTTCGCTGAAGCAGAGGTGGATCCTTCCACAAAGCCTCTGGTTCTCTGGTTGAATGGAG GGCCCGGTTGCTCCTCTGTTGGGGTTGGAGCATTCTCTGAGAACGGGCCTTTCAGACCAAAAGGCGCAGTGCTGGTGAGGAATGAGTATAGCTGGAACAAAG AAGCCAACATGTTGTACCTGGAGACTCCAGCAGGCGTCGGTTTCTCCTACTCCAGTGACTCCTCCTACTATGAGGGTGTGAACGATCGGATGACAG CCACGGATAATCTAGTCTTCCTGCAGCGCTGGTTCACCAAGTTCCCACAGTACGAGGGCAGGGACTTGTACATCGCTGGGGAAAGCTACGCAG GTCATTATGTTCCACAACTCGCCCAGCTCATGGTCGAATCTGATGACAAGCAGAGGGTCTTCAACCTTAAAGGCATCGCT CTGGGCAATCCGGTTCTCGAGTTCTCCACCGACTTCAACTCGAGAGCAGAGTTCTTCTGGTCGCATGGCTTGATCTCGGACTCCACGTACCGAATCTTCACTTCTGCTTGCAACTACTCACGCTATGTCAGCGAGTACTACAGAGGTTCCCTCAGCTCGGTGTGCCAACGAGTGATGAGCCAAGTGACCAGAGAAACGAGTAGATTCGTGGACAAGTACGATGTCACCCTCGACGTCTGCATCTCCTCCGTTCTATCTCAATCCATGGTTTTGAGTCCTCAA CAAGTTACCGAGCGTGTGGACGTGTGCGTGGAAGACGAGACGGTGAGGTATCTCAACCGGAGAGACGTGCAGTCTGCCCTTCATGCCCACCTCGACGGAGTTACCAAATGGACCGTCTGCAGCAG TGTTCTGGAGTACGAGCTACTCGACCTGGAGGTTCCAACGATCTCGGTCGTCGGCTTGCTTGTGAAGTCCGGGATCCCGGTGTTGGTCTACAG CGGCGATCAGGATTCTGTGATTCCTCTGACGGGAAGTCGAACGCTGGTGCAAAGGTTGGCCAACGAACTGGGCCTGAAGACAACAGTCCCTTACAGAGTCTGGTTCGAGGGAGAACAG GTCGGTGGATGGACGCAAGTCTACGGTGATGTCCTTTCGTTTGCCACCGTGAGAGGGGCATCTCACGAAGCTCCGTTCTCGCAGCCGGAGAGGTCGCTTGTGCTGTTCAGGGCGTTCCTGCAAGGCCGACCGCTGCCGGAGACGTTCACCTACGCGCCATGA